One region of Puntigrus tetrazona isolate hp1 unplaced genomic scaffold, ASM1883169v1 S000000130, whole genome shotgun sequence genomic DNA includes:
- the si:ch211-176g6.2 gene encoding ras-associating and dilute domain-containing protein isoform X2 — MIGNERSSQTSKPPQAASPAAFPLSASRRRFSRVGRKHSNGSVQSSSSSGTARSTESVGIRQPAKSKIRRHQHRLSAVFGRGPREASGEMTAAGEEALAADDPSELSNHVTAPGVLKIFGTEICEGANYKSVLATTRSSARELVKEALARYSLSKEDAEDYVLCDVIGCIGNQCWRTECVRVVGDNEKPLLLQSLWKPKEGFARRFEIQRKATIEENNSKDQDTVTAGINAQARKLQKTRCRGKSVPLDLCVSDDGRLNLLKSLSDTDLTAEAHSTCTEQTQEEDPEAEADKATQCPANEREETESSDDSATQYSIHPPLDFPYFLLLQGFSYRQDFVIYALINSCSVFGRRVEEPRSEIESDANRVNLWAPDLLPDHCSVRRLETGTRLKPLHAAKVKRNGAVIQHEAELQSGDLVALGDHYLFMYKDPGRPKAAVSQTGRRPALCRSCVRARACFRDADGAELLLPYELEHESRVLKEIFSAVERDPAAHKLTAAFLLCLCLQQSASRFSMPDLRRLLLKTADQLQTVVWEKAKELAALQPEISESDSADRASGADRLMRGLEPLVLWMSNSVQILHFIHQEVPRLLHGVSQEEEEEEEDCIAVLELRLSSVRSASEEAMTVLEEVLMFTFQQCVYYLTKMLYPLLPGVLDSHAFSDSGQLQVSPAVRGVLDVCAQSLRLLRAFQVHPDVSAQLFSYLFFFINALLFNLLMERGSGGAFYCWSRGVQVRANLDLLMDWADGAGLADLAHTYLLKLSSAVNLLATPKENLLQMSWKALRMEFPSLNAAQLHHILREYEPRRSCPAAWTPSGDEAGPALATADLLESFDQHPPLVLPTDGFVIQLRRAIGDTQLLEQLERFQRFITETPSPLVSAVPMEAKLTKMELHPKAHLEVGHTEMVLPRSGATDLGSCEALLTKKLQHLELQSKDGARPALDPSCLLTPPNTPQNLELSDSDTDSVRAEQADGPLCAPRLHRSRACQRHEAEMAWCVCAGESEENETGEEDVFVLELQRAACGLGLMLVDGEESPSDASGVYIKSVLPNSPAALSRRLRAGDRILAVNGLSLAGVDHHTGRDLIRTSGERPRLLVARSHRTKPSA, encoded by the exons ATGATCGGTAACGAGCGGAGCTCACAGACGTCCAAGCCGCCTCAAGCAGCCTCACCTGCGGCTTTCCCGCTCAGCGCGTCCCGCAGGAGATTTTCCCGGGTCGGGAGGAAACACAGCAATGGATCCGTCCA GTCCAGCTCATCCAGCGGCACGGCCAGGTCGACGGAGAGCGTGGGAATCCGGCAGCCGGCGAAGAGCAAGATCCGGCGTCACCAGCACCGTCTGTCGGCGGTGTTCGGCCGCGGGCCCAGAGAAGCTTCTGGAGAGATGACCGCCGCAGGAGAGGAGGCGCTGGCCGCAGACGACCCCTCCGAACTGTCCAATCACGTCACGGCTCCAGGCGTTCTGAAGATTTTTGGCACGGAGATCTGTGAAGGAGCCAACTACAAGAGCGTGCTGGCCACGACGCGCTCCAGTGCCAGAGAGCTGGTTAAAGAGGCTCTCGCCAG ATACTCCCTGAGCAAAGAAGACGCCGAAGACTATGTGTTATGTGACGTGATCGGCTGTATTGGAAACCAGTGCTGGAGGACCGAATGCGTTCGTGTGGTGGGAGACAATGAGAAGCCGCTGCTGCTGCAGTCGCTCTGGAAACCCAAAGAAGGATTCGCGCGGCGCTTTGAGATCCAGCGCAAAGCCACCATAGAAGAAAACAACTCTAAAGACCAGGACACCGTGACCGCTG GTATAAACGCACAGGCGCGTAAGCTGCAGAAGACGCGCTGCAGAGGGAAGTCCGTGCCGCTGGACTTATGCGTGAGTGACGACGGCAGACTCAATCTGTTGAAGAGTCTCAGTGACACGGATCTGACGGCTGAAGCTCATAGCACCTGTACGGAGCAAACGCAGGAGGAGGACCCAGAGGCCGAGGCCGACAAAGCAACACAGTGTCCTGCTAATGAACGTGAGGAGACGGAGAGCAGCGATGACAGCGCCACACAGTATTCCATTCACCCGCCTCTGGACTTCCCATACTTCCTGCTCCTGCAGGGCTTCAGTTACAGACAG GACTTTGTCATCTATGCTCTGATCAATAGCTGCTCAGTATTCGGACGGCGCGTTGAAGAACCTCGCAGCGAGATTGAGAGCGATGCGAACCGCGTGAATCTCTGGGCCCCCGATCTCCTGCCCGATCACTGCAGCGTCCGGCGTCTGGAGACCGGGACCCGACTGAAGCCCCTCCACGCGGCTAAGGTCAAGCGCAACGGAGCCGTCATCCAGCACGAGGCGGAGCTGCAATCAGGAGACCTCGTCGCTCTGGGAGATCATTACCTCTTCATGTATAAAGACCCCGGGCGTCCGAAGGCGGCGGTCAGTCAGACGGGCAGGCGGCCTGCTCTCTGTAGGTCGTGCGTGAGAGCGAGGGCCTGCTTCAGAGACGCGGACGGAGCGGAGCTGCTTCTGCCGTATGAGCTGGAGCACGAGTCCAGGGTGCTGAAGGAGATCTTCAGCGCGGTGGAGCGGGATCCGGCCGCACACAAACTGACCGCCGCCTTCctgctgtgtctgtgtctcCAGCAGTCCGCCAGCCGCTTCTCAATGCCGGATCTCCGGCGGCTGCTGCTCAAGACGGCCGACCAGCTGCAGACCGTCGTATGG GAAAAGGCAAAGGAACTCGCGGCTCTGCAGCCTGAAAT AAGTGAGTCAGACTCGGCGGACCGGGCTTCTGGCGCTGACAGACTGATGCGGGGCCTGGAGCCGCTGGTCCTGTGGATGTCCAACTCCGTCCAGATCCTTCACTTCATCCATCAGGAGGTTCCTCGTCTGCTGCACGGAGTCTctcaggaggaggaggaggaggaggaagactgCATTG CGGTGCTGGAGCTGCGGCTCTCCTCGGTGCGCTCGGCCAGTGAGGAGGCCATGACGGTGCTGGAGGAGGTCCTGATGTTCACCTTCCAGCAGTGTGTCTACTATCTCACCAAG atgctGTACCCTCTTCTCCCGGGCGTTCTGGACAGTCATGCGTTCTCCGACAGCGGTCAGCTGCAGGTGTCGCCTGCGGTCCGAGGCGTGCTGGACGTCTGCGCTCAGAGTCTGCGTCTGCTCCGAGCGTTCCAGGTTCATCCGGACGTGAGCGCTCAGCTCTTCTCCtacctcttcttcttcatcaaCGCCCTGCTCTTCAACCTGCTGATGGAGAGAG GGTCCGGAGGGGCGTTTTACTGCTGGTCCCGTGGAGTCCAGGTCAGGGCCAACCTGGATCTGCTGATGGACTGGGCGGACGGAGCCGGACTCGCTGACCTGGCTCACACTTACCTGCTCAAGCTCTCCTCGGCCGTCAATCTGCTGGCCACACCGAAGGAAAACCTCCTGCAG atgtcgTGGAAGGCTCTGCGGATGGAGTTCCCGTCTCTGAACGCGGCTCAGCTCCATCACATACTGAGAGAGTACGAGCCGCGCCGCTCCTGTCCGGCAGCGTGGACTCCGTCCGGAGACGAGGCCGGCCCCGCGCTCGCAACCG CTGATCTCTTGGAGAGCTTCGATCAGCATCCTCCTCTCGTCCTCCCGACCGACGGCTTCGTGATCCAGCTGAGAAGAGCCATCGGTGACACGCAGCTCCTCGAACAGCTGGAGCGCTTCCAGAGATTCATCACAGAGACACCATCTCCC CTGGTCTCAGCGGTGCCGATGGAGGCCAAGCTCACTAAGATGGAGCTTCATCCCAAAGCTCATCTGGAGGTGGGTCACACAGAAATGGTGCTTCCTCGGTCAGGAGCGACCGACCTGGGCTCATGTGAAGCTCTTTTAACCAAAAAGCTTCAGCATCTTGAGCTTCAGAGTAAAGATGGGGCCCGTCCGGCGCTGGACCCGTCGTGTTTGCTGACCCCGCCGAATACGCCGCAGAACCTGGAGCTGAGCGACTCCGACACGGACTCGGTCAGAGCGGAGCAGGCTGACGGGCCGCTCTGCGCTCCCCGTCTCCACCGGAGCCGTGCGTGTCAGCGTCACGAAGCGGAGATGGCTTGGTGCGTGTGTGCCGGCGAGAGCGAGGAGAACGAGACCGGAGAAGAAGATGTGTTCGTGCTGGAGCTGCAGAGAGCAGCGTGCGGTTTGGGTCTGATGCTGGTGGACGGAGAG GAAAGCCCGTCTGATGCGAGTGGGGTTTACATCAAATCAGTGCTTCCAAACTCTCCTGCCGCTTTATCCCGGAGGCTGAGAGCCGGCGACCGCATCCTAGCAGTGAACGGACTGAGCCTGGCAGGAGTCGACCATCACAC CGGCCGCGATCTCATTCGGACGTCTGGAGAAAGGCCTCGGCTGCTGGTCGCCAGATCTCACAGGACAAAACCGTCTGCatga
- the si:ch211-176g6.2 gene encoding ras-associating and dilute domain-containing protein isoform X1, which yields MIGNERSSQTSKPPQAASPAAFPLSASRRRFSRVGRKHSNGSVQSSSSSGTARSTESVGIRQPAKSKIRRHQHRLSAVFGRGPREASGEMTAAGEEALAADDPSELSNHVTAPGVLKIFGTEICEGANYKSVLATTRSSARELVKEALARYSLSKEDAEDYVLCDVIGCIGNQCWRTECVRVVGDNEKPLLLQSLWKPKEGFARRFEIQRKATIEENNSKDQDTVTAGINAQARKLQKTRCRGKSVPLDLCVSDDGRLNLLKSLSDTDLTAEAHSTCTEQTQEEDPEAEADKATQCPANEREETESSDDSATQYSIHPPLDFPYFLLLQGFSYRQDFVIYALINSCSVFGRRVEEPRSEIESDANRVNLWAPDLLPDHCSVRRLETGTRLKPLHAAKVKRNGAVIQHEAELQSGDLVALGDHYLFMYKDPGRPKAAVSQTGRRPALCRSCVRARACFRDADGAELLLPYELEHESRVLKEIFSAVERDPAAHKLTAAFLLCLCLQQSASRFSMPDLRRLLLKTADQLQTVVWEKAKELAALQPEISESDSADRASGADRLMRGLEPLVLWMSNSVQILHFIHQEVPRLLHGVSQEEEEEEEDCIGKSVSADVGDVMYVFALSICGYIAAVLELRLSSVRSASEEAMTVLEEVLMFTFQQCVYYLTKMLYPLLPGVLDSHAFSDSGQLQVSPAVRGVLDVCAQSLRLLRAFQVHPDVSAQLFSYLFFFINALLFNLLMERGSGGAFYCWSRGVQVRANLDLLMDWADGAGLADLAHTYLLKLSSAVNLLATPKENLLQMSWKALRMEFPSLNAAQLHHILREYEPRRSCPAAWTPSGDEAGPALATADLLESFDQHPPLVLPTDGFVIQLRRAIGDTQLLEQLERFQRFITETPSPLVSAVPMEAKLTKMELHPKAHLEVGHTEMVLPRSGATDLGSCEALLTKKLQHLELQSKDGARPALDPSCLLTPPNTPQNLELSDSDTDSVRAEQADGPLCAPRLHRSRACQRHEAEMAWCVCAGESEENETGEEDVFVLELQRAACGLGLMLVDGEESPSDASGVYIKSVLPNSPAALSRRLRAGDRILAVNGLSLAGVDHHTGRDLIRTSGERPRLLVARSHRTKPSA from the exons ATGATCGGTAACGAGCGGAGCTCACAGACGTCCAAGCCGCCTCAAGCAGCCTCACCTGCGGCTTTCCCGCTCAGCGCGTCCCGCAGGAGATTTTCCCGGGTCGGGAGGAAACACAGCAATGGATCCGTCCA GTCCAGCTCATCCAGCGGCACGGCCAGGTCGACGGAGAGCGTGGGAATCCGGCAGCCGGCGAAGAGCAAGATCCGGCGTCACCAGCACCGTCTGTCGGCGGTGTTCGGCCGCGGGCCCAGAGAAGCTTCTGGAGAGATGACCGCCGCAGGAGAGGAGGCGCTGGCCGCAGACGACCCCTCCGAACTGTCCAATCACGTCACGGCTCCAGGCGTTCTGAAGATTTTTGGCACGGAGATCTGTGAAGGAGCCAACTACAAGAGCGTGCTGGCCACGACGCGCTCCAGTGCCAGAGAGCTGGTTAAAGAGGCTCTCGCCAG ATACTCCCTGAGCAAAGAAGACGCCGAAGACTATGTGTTATGTGACGTGATCGGCTGTATTGGAAACCAGTGCTGGAGGACCGAATGCGTTCGTGTGGTGGGAGACAATGAGAAGCCGCTGCTGCTGCAGTCGCTCTGGAAACCCAAAGAAGGATTCGCGCGGCGCTTTGAGATCCAGCGCAAAGCCACCATAGAAGAAAACAACTCTAAAGACCAGGACACCGTGACCGCTG GTATAAACGCACAGGCGCGTAAGCTGCAGAAGACGCGCTGCAGAGGGAAGTCCGTGCCGCTGGACTTATGCGTGAGTGACGACGGCAGACTCAATCTGTTGAAGAGTCTCAGTGACACGGATCTGACGGCTGAAGCTCATAGCACCTGTACGGAGCAAACGCAGGAGGAGGACCCAGAGGCCGAGGCCGACAAAGCAACACAGTGTCCTGCTAATGAACGTGAGGAGACGGAGAGCAGCGATGACAGCGCCACACAGTATTCCATTCACCCGCCTCTGGACTTCCCATACTTCCTGCTCCTGCAGGGCTTCAGTTACAGACAG GACTTTGTCATCTATGCTCTGATCAATAGCTGCTCAGTATTCGGACGGCGCGTTGAAGAACCTCGCAGCGAGATTGAGAGCGATGCGAACCGCGTGAATCTCTGGGCCCCCGATCTCCTGCCCGATCACTGCAGCGTCCGGCGTCTGGAGACCGGGACCCGACTGAAGCCCCTCCACGCGGCTAAGGTCAAGCGCAACGGAGCCGTCATCCAGCACGAGGCGGAGCTGCAATCAGGAGACCTCGTCGCTCTGGGAGATCATTACCTCTTCATGTATAAAGACCCCGGGCGTCCGAAGGCGGCGGTCAGTCAGACGGGCAGGCGGCCTGCTCTCTGTAGGTCGTGCGTGAGAGCGAGGGCCTGCTTCAGAGACGCGGACGGAGCGGAGCTGCTTCTGCCGTATGAGCTGGAGCACGAGTCCAGGGTGCTGAAGGAGATCTTCAGCGCGGTGGAGCGGGATCCGGCCGCACACAAACTGACCGCCGCCTTCctgctgtgtctgtgtctcCAGCAGTCCGCCAGCCGCTTCTCAATGCCGGATCTCCGGCGGCTGCTGCTCAAGACGGCCGACCAGCTGCAGACCGTCGTATGG GAAAAGGCAAAGGAACTCGCGGCTCTGCAGCCTGAAAT AAGTGAGTCAGACTCGGCGGACCGGGCTTCTGGCGCTGACAGACTGATGCGGGGCCTGGAGCCGCTGGTCCTGTGGATGTCCAACTCCGTCCAGATCCTTCACTTCATCCATCAGGAGGTTCCTCGTCTGCTGCACGGAGTCTctcaggaggaggaggaggaggaggaagactgCATTGGTAAATCAGTCAGTGCCGATGTGGGTGACGTGATGTATGTGTTCGCTTTGAGTATTTGTGGTTATATTGCAGCGGTGCTGGAGCTGCGGCTCTCCTCGGTGCGCTCGGCCAGTGAGGAGGCCATGACGGTGCTGGAGGAGGTCCTGATGTTCACCTTCCAGCAGTGTGTCTACTATCTCACCAAG atgctGTACCCTCTTCTCCCGGGCGTTCTGGACAGTCATGCGTTCTCCGACAGCGGTCAGCTGCAGGTGTCGCCTGCGGTCCGAGGCGTGCTGGACGTCTGCGCTCAGAGTCTGCGTCTGCTCCGAGCGTTCCAGGTTCATCCGGACGTGAGCGCTCAGCTCTTCTCCtacctcttcttcttcatcaaCGCCCTGCTCTTCAACCTGCTGATGGAGAGAG GGTCCGGAGGGGCGTTTTACTGCTGGTCCCGTGGAGTCCAGGTCAGGGCCAACCTGGATCTGCTGATGGACTGGGCGGACGGAGCCGGACTCGCTGACCTGGCTCACACTTACCTGCTCAAGCTCTCCTCGGCCGTCAATCTGCTGGCCACACCGAAGGAAAACCTCCTGCAG atgtcgTGGAAGGCTCTGCGGATGGAGTTCCCGTCTCTGAACGCGGCTCAGCTCCATCACATACTGAGAGAGTACGAGCCGCGCCGCTCCTGTCCGGCAGCGTGGACTCCGTCCGGAGACGAGGCCGGCCCCGCGCTCGCAACCG CTGATCTCTTGGAGAGCTTCGATCAGCATCCTCCTCTCGTCCTCCCGACCGACGGCTTCGTGATCCAGCTGAGAAGAGCCATCGGTGACACGCAGCTCCTCGAACAGCTGGAGCGCTTCCAGAGATTCATCACAGAGACACCATCTCCC CTGGTCTCAGCGGTGCCGATGGAGGCCAAGCTCACTAAGATGGAGCTTCATCCCAAAGCTCATCTGGAGGTGGGTCACACAGAAATGGTGCTTCCTCGGTCAGGAGCGACCGACCTGGGCTCATGTGAAGCTCTTTTAACCAAAAAGCTTCAGCATCTTGAGCTTCAGAGTAAAGATGGGGCCCGTCCGGCGCTGGACCCGTCGTGTTTGCTGACCCCGCCGAATACGCCGCAGAACCTGGAGCTGAGCGACTCCGACACGGACTCGGTCAGAGCGGAGCAGGCTGACGGGCCGCTCTGCGCTCCCCGTCTCCACCGGAGCCGTGCGTGTCAGCGTCACGAAGCGGAGATGGCTTGGTGCGTGTGTGCCGGCGAGAGCGAGGAGAACGAGACCGGAGAAGAAGATGTGTTCGTGCTGGAGCTGCAGAGAGCAGCGTGCGGTTTGGGTCTGATGCTGGTGGACGGAGAG GAAAGCCCGTCTGATGCGAGTGGGGTTTACATCAAATCAGTGCTTCCAAACTCTCCTGCCGCTTTATCCCGGAGGCTGAGAGCCGGCGACCGCATCCTAGCAGTGAACGGACTGAGCCTGGCAGGAGTCGACCATCACAC CGGCCGCGATCTCATTCGGACGTCTGGAGAAAGGCCTCGGCTGCTGGTCGCCAGATCTCACAGGACAAAACCGTCTGCatga
- the si:ch211-176g6.2 gene encoding ras-associating and dilute domain-containing protein isoform X3, protein MIGNERSSQTSKPPQAASPAAFPLSASRRRFSRVGRKHSNGSVQSSSSSGTARSTESVGIRQPAKSKIRRHQHRLSAVFGRGPREASGEMTAAGEEALAADDPSELSNHVTAPGVLKIFGTEICEGANYKSVLATTRSSARELVKEALARYSLSKEDAEDYVLCDVIGCIGNQCWRTECVRVVGDNEKPLLLQSLWKPKEGFARRFEIQRKATIEENNSKDQDTVTAGINAQARKLQKTRCRGKSVPLDLCVSDDGRLNLLKSLSDTDLTAEAHSTCTEQTQEEDPEAEADKATQCPANEREETESSDDSATQYSIHPPLDFPYFLLLQGFSYRQDFVIYALINSCSVFGRRVEEPRSEIESDANRVNLWAPDLLPDHCSVRRLETGTRLKPLHAAKVKRNGAVIQHEAELQSGDLVALGDHYLFMYKDPGRPKAAVSQTGRRPALCRSCVRARACFRDADGAELLLPYELEHESRVLKEIFSAVERDPAAHKLTAAFLLCLCLQQSASRFSMPDLRRLLLKTADQLQTVVWEKAKELAALQPEISESDSADRASGADRLMRGLEPLVLWMSNSVQILHFIHQEVPRLLHGVSQEEEEEEEDCIGKSVSADVGDVMYVFALSICGYIAAVLELRLSSVRSASEEAMTVLEEVLMFTFQQCVYYLTKMLYPLLPGVLDSHAFSDSGQLQVSPAVRGVLDVCAQSLRLLRAFQVHPDVSAQLFSYLFFFINALLFNLLMERGSGGAFYCWSRGVQVRANLDLLMDWADGAGLADLAHTYLLKLSSAVNLLATPKENLLQMSWKALRMEFPSLNAAQLHHILREYEPRRSCPAAWTPSGDEAGPALATADLLESFDQHPPLVLPTDGFVIQLRRAIGDTQLLEQLERFQRFITETPSPLVSAVPMEAKLTKMELHPKAHLEVGHTEMVLPRSGATDLGSCEALLTKKLQHLELQSKDGARPALDPSCLLTPPNTPQNLELSDSDTDSVRAEQADGPLCAPRLHRSRACQRHEAEMAWCVCAGESEENETGEEDVFVLELQRAACGLGLMLVDGEESPSDASGVYIKSVLPNSPAALSRRLRAGDRILAVNGLSLAGVDHHT, encoded by the exons ATGATCGGTAACGAGCGGAGCTCACAGACGTCCAAGCCGCCTCAAGCAGCCTCACCTGCGGCTTTCCCGCTCAGCGCGTCCCGCAGGAGATTTTCCCGGGTCGGGAGGAAACACAGCAATGGATCCGTCCA GTCCAGCTCATCCAGCGGCACGGCCAGGTCGACGGAGAGCGTGGGAATCCGGCAGCCGGCGAAGAGCAAGATCCGGCGTCACCAGCACCGTCTGTCGGCGGTGTTCGGCCGCGGGCCCAGAGAAGCTTCTGGAGAGATGACCGCCGCAGGAGAGGAGGCGCTGGCCGCAGACGACCCCTCCGAACTGTCCAATCACGTCACGGCTCCAGGCGTTCTGAAGATTTTTGGCACGGAGATCTGTGAAGGAGCCAACTACAAGAGCGTGCTGGCCACGACGCGCTCCAGTGCCAGAGAGCTGGTTAAAGAGGCTCTCGCCAG ATACTCCCTGAGCAAAGAAGACGCCGAAGACTATGTGTTATGTGACGTGATCGGCTGTATTGGAAACCAGTGCTGGAGGACCGAATGCGTTCGTGTGGTGGGAGACAATGAGAAGCCGCTGCTGCTGCAGTCGCTCTGGAAACCCAAAGAAGGATTCGCGCGGCGCTTTGAGATCCAGCGCAAAGCCACCATAGAAGAAAACAACTCTAAAGACCAGGACACCGTGACCGCTG GTATAAACGCACAGGCGCGTAAGCTGCAGAAGACGCGCTGCAGAGGGAAGTCCGTGCCGCTGGACTTATGCGTGAGTGACGACGGCAGACTCAATCTGTTGAAGAGTCTCAGTGACACGGATCTGACGGCTGAAGCTCATAGCACCTGTACGGAGCAAACGCAGGAGGAGGACCCAGAGGCCGAGGCCGACAAAGCAACACAGTGTCCTGCTAATGAACGTGAGGAGACGGAGAGCAGCGATGACAGCGCCACACAGTATTCCATTCACCCGCCTCTGGACTTCCCATACTTCCTGCTCCTGCAGGGCTTCAGTTACAGACAG GACTTTGTCATCTATGCTCTGATCAATAGCTGCTCAGTATTCGGACGGCGCGTTGAAGAACCTCGCAGCGAGATTGAGAGCGATGCGAACCGCGTGAATCTCTGGGCCCCCGATCTCCTGCCCGATCACTGCAGCGTCCGGCGTCTGGAGACCGGGACCCGACTGAAGCCCCTCCACGCGGCTAAGGTCAAGCGCAACGGAGCCGTCATCCAGCACGAGGCGGAGCTGCAATCAGGAGACCTCGTCGCTCTGGGAGATCATTACCTCTTCATGTATAAAGACCCCGGGCGTCCGAAGGCGGCGGTCAGTCAGACGGGCAGGCGGCCTGCTCTCTGTAGGTCGTGCGTGAGAGCGAGGGCCTGCTTCAGAGACGCGGACGGAGCGGAGCTGCTTCTGCCGTATGAGCTGGAGCACGAGTCCAGGGTGCTGAAGGAGATCTTCAGCGCGGTGGAGCGGGATCCGGCCGCACACAAACTGACCGCCGCCTTCctgctgtgtctgtgtctcCAGCAGTCCGCCAGCCGCTTCTCAATGCCGGATCTCCGGCGGCTGCTGCTCAAGACGGCCGACCAGCTGCAGACCGTCGTATGG GAAAAGGCAAAGGAACTCGCGGCTCTGCAGCCTGAAAT AAGTGAGTCAGACTCGGCGGACCGGGCTTCTGGCGCTGACAGACTGATGCGGGGCCTGGAGCCGCTGGTCCTGTGGATGTCCAACTCCGTCCAGATCCTTCACTTCATCCATCAGGAGGTTCCTCGTCTGCTGCACGGAGTCTctcaggaggaggaggaggaggaggaagactgCATTGGTAAATCAGTCAGTGCCGATGTGGGTGACGTGATGTATGTGTTCGCTTTGAGTATTTGTGGTTATATTGCAGCGGTGCTGGAGCTGCGGCTCTCCTCGGTGCGCTCGGCCAGTGAGGAGGCCATGACGGTGCTGGAGGAGGTCCTGATGTTCACCTTCCAGCAGTGTGTCTACTATCTCACCAAG atgctGTACCCTCTTCTCCCGGGCGTTCTGGACAGTCATGCGTTCTCCGACAGCGGTCAGCTGCAGGTGTCGCCTGCGGTCCGAGGCGTGCTGGACGTCTGCGCTCAGAGTCTGCGTCTGCTCCGAGCGTTCCAGGTTCATCCGGACGTGAGCGCTCAGCTCTTCTCCtacctcttcttcttcatcaaCGCCCTGCTCTTCAACCTGCTGATGGAGAGAG GGTCCGGAGGGGCGTTTTACTGCTGGTCCCGTGGAGTCCAGGTCAGGGCCAACCTGGATCTGCTGATGGACTGGGCGGACGGAGCCGGACTCGCTGACCTGGCTCACACTTACCTGCTCAAGCTCTCCTCGGCCGTCAATCTGCTGGCCACACCGAAGGAAAACCTCCTGCAG atgtcgTGGAAGGCTCTGCGGATGGAGTTCCCGTCTCTGAACGCGGCTCAGCTCCATCACATACTGAGAGAGTACGAGCCGCGCCGCTCCTGTCCGGCAGCGTGGACTCCGTCCGGAGACGAGGCCGGCCCCGCGCTCGCAACCG CTGATCTCTTGGAGAGCTTCGATCAGCATCCTCCTCTCGTCCTCCCGACCGACGGCTTCGTGATCCAGCTGAGAAGAGCCATCGGTGACACGCAGCTCCTCGAACAGCTGGAGCGCTTCCAGAGATTCATCACAGAGACACCATCTCCC CTGGTCTCAGCGGTGCCGATGGAGGCCAAGCTCACTAAGATGGAGCTTCATCCCAAAGCTCATCTGGAGGTGGGTCACACAGAAATGGTGCTTCCTCGGTCAGGAGCGACCGACCTGGGCTCATGTGAAGCTCTTTTAACCAAAAAGCTTCAGCATCTTGAGCTTCAGAGTAAAGATGGGGCCCGTCCGGCGCTGGACCCGTCGTGTTTGCTGACCCCGCCGAATACGCCGCAGAACCTGGAGCTGAGCGACTCCGACACGGACTCGGTCAGAGCGGAGCAGGCTGACGGGCCGCTCTGCGCTCCCCGTCTCCACCGGAGCCGTGCGTGTCAGCGTCACGAAGCGGAGATGGCTTGGTGCGTGTGTGCCGGCGAGAGCGAGGAGAACGAGACCGGAGAAGAAGATGTGTTCGTGCTGGAGCTGCAGAGAGCAGCGTGCGGTTTGGGTCTGATGCTGGTGGACGGAGAG GAAAGCCCGTCTGATGCGAGTGGGGTTTACATCAAATCAGTGCTTCCAAACTCTCCTGCCGCTTTATCCCGGAGGCTGAGAGCCGGCGACCGCATCCTAGCAGTGAACGGACTGAGCCTGGCAGGAGTCGACCATCACACGTGA
- the LOC122332652 gene encoding sulfotransferase 2B1-like, translating to MTEAELYSVYKGVYVPKDLHPPESLKYCEDFAFRPDDVLIVTYPKSGTTWMQEVVPLIVSEGDLTPVLTVPNWDRVPWLEEHRAILLGLEQRPSPRVFATHFHRHMMNESYFKTKPRVLYVMRNPKDVFTSSFHYYGMASYLVNPGSQDEFMEKFLDGTIIFGSWFDHVKGWIGAEEQESILHIFYEEMIADLKGSVEKIAKFLGKPLSPDVTEKIAEHCVFKNMKQNKMSNFSLVPEQYMDQKKSEFMRKGIAGDWKNHFTEAQQQRFNSVYKDKMRDVKFKFTWD from the exons ATGACGGAGGCCGAGCTGTACTCTGTGTATAAAGGTGTGTACGTGCCGAAGGACCTGCATCCTCCAGAAAGCCTGAAATACTGCGAGGACTTCGCTTTCCGTCCAGACGACGTCCTGATCGTCACCTACCCCAAATCCG GAACAACATGGATGCAGGAGGTGGTTCCTCTGATCGTGAGCGAGGGTGATCTGACGCCGGTGCTGACCGTGCCGAACTGGGACCGAGTGCCATGGCTGGAGGAGCACCGGGCCATCCTGCTCGGTCTGGAGCAGAGACCTTCTCCGCGCGTCTTTGCGACTCACTTCCATCGCCACATGATGAACGAGTCCTACTTCAAAACCAAGCCcagg GTTCTCTATGTCATGCGTAACCCGAAAGACGTGTTCACTTCCTCGTTTCACTACTACGGAATGGCCTCGTACCTCGTGAACCCAGGGAGCCAAGACGAGTTCATGGAGAAGTTCCTCGACGGGACAA TCATATTCGGCTCCTGGTTTGATCACGTCAAAGGCTGGATCGGTGCTGAAGAACAGGAATCCATACTGCACATATTCTACGAGGAGATGATCGCT GACCTGAAAGGCTCCGTGGAGAAAATCGCCAAGTTTCTCGGTAAACCTCTGAGTCCGGACGTGACGGAGAAGATCGCCGAGCACTGCGTCTTCAAgaacatgaaacaaaacaaaatgtccaACTTTTCTCTGGTTCCGGAGCAATACATGGACCAGAAAAAATCGGAGTTCATGAGGAAAG GAATCGCCGGTGACTGGAAGAACCATTTCACCGAAGCCCAACAGCAGCGATTTAATTCGGTATACAAAGACAAGATGAGAGACGTGAAATTCAAATTCACGTGGGACTGA